From the genome of Solidesulfovibrio carbinolicus, one region includes:
- a CDS encoding UvrD-helicase domain-containing protein, giving the protein MLIQVKASAGSGKTHALTGRFIDLVLGASRDLPRACGDTGDGAYAVPDILAVTFTNKAAAEMRDRVIEALKRLALDPNPVHPAKRATARRELESLLVHAQRLGIRTIDSLLYLLARVFALELGLRPDFEPSFDDRAILDDLYERLCAGLPADPTLARQFSEAAGALIDHTKNFLPTGSFRDQLLTVAARLLADPDCGNAAPEALRLGLARRLGELQNAADALLRAIEAEKLSGNAHFLTFLRKCRDCDNAAALPSSAFAAKASLAECLNKASRDKVTSALDRLHAAMTASHDVCRRQGPVLLAASRLAPFLALARRLAADFPAYLARMRMLPQSQWGRLVAARLAGEDGVPDAWCRMGSGLAHILVDEFQDTARSQWEVLRLLALESLSRGGSLYLVGDVKQAIYGWRGGDAALFDEAPADPELTQVAEPIFDALPHNWRSAPAIVGANNRFFGQLSDPAAAQQTAEALLGEGLAAAAPELAEAIGRAFAGAAQEVRPDYHGPQGHVRITALNAEDPDTYHDAARGALLTLLKAELIPRHGPGGVAVLTRTNPQAARCAAWLVAAGIEVVTENSLRLADHPLIGQLAAMLAFLDYPPDSLAFWAFISGQELFGDLSGIDRRELAGWLAGLPRRASLSLAFKARWPDVWQRLIRPYLRQSGVASPYDILRSVVSGYRLIERRPADEAFIRRFLEIAHLAENDGRASISAFLEFWNDKGEGETVPQPENAGAVRVMTIHKAKGLQFPAVVVPYHHFHTDNKNPALVTADFPEGRLLVPDQPGLGLDYARRRARELAEQLHLLYVAWTRPEIELHAFVPGHGPLRDKASYPLPRAMAGLFAGLGSDPADGDPIRIGAPPQTPAAAPAACPAPPPEPALVEPGPPMDWLPRVKVFRNVARDIRQSMRFSEKQRGELAHAAAEAFVRAGFDPAAPAPAAARAVATALGPARLDPGLRAALAPELAAMLVWLAGLDALRPAFVAGLPERELLDADGSRHRPDLFAASPEAILVADFKTGRPAADHEAQVRRYVGLIRHLPGLAEAPTAGYLLYLDRRECRPVEIRS; this is encoded by the coding sequence ATGCTCATCCAGGTCAAGGCCTCGGCCGGTTCGGGCAAGACCCACGCCCTGACCGGGCGTTTCATCGATCTCGTCCTCGGCGCCAGCCGCGACCTGCCGCGAGCCTGCGGCGACACCGGCGACGGGGCCTACGCCGTGCCCGACATCCTGGCCGTGACGTTCACCAACAAGGCCGCCGCCGAGATGCGCGACCGGGTCATTGAGGCGCTTAAGCGCCTGGCCCTTGATCCCAACCCGGTCCATCCCGCCAAGCGGGCCACGGCCCGGCGCGAGCTGGAGTCGCTGCTCGTCCATGCCCAGCGCCTGGGTATTCGCACCATCGACAGCCTGCTCTATCTGCTGGCCCGGGTCTTTGCCCTGGAACTGGGGCTACGCCCGGATTTCGAGCCGTCCTTTGACGACCGGGCCATCCTGGACGACCTCTACGAGCGCCTGTGCGCCGGCCTGCCGGCCGATCCGACCCTGGCCCGCCAGTTTTCCGAGGCGGCCGGGGCGCTTATTGACCACACCAAAAATTTCCTACCCACCGGCAGCTTTCGCGACCAGCTCCTGACCGTGGCCGCCCGGCTCCTGGCCGACCCGGACTGCGGCAATGCCGCCCCCGAAGCCCTGCGCCTGGGCCTGGCCCGGCGGCTGGGGGAACTCCAAAACGCCGCCGACGCCCTGCTGCGGGCCATTGAGGCCGAAAAACTGTCCGGCAACGCCCATTTCCTGACGTTTCTGCGCAAATGCCGGGACTGCGACAACGCCGCCGCCCTGCCCTCCTCGGCCTTTGCCGCCAAGGCGTCCCTGGCCGAGTGCCTGAACAAAGCCTCCCGCGACAAGGTTACATCCGCCCTGGACCGGCTCCACGCCGCCATGACCGCCAGCCACGACGTCTGCCGCCGCCAGGGACCGGTGCTGCTGGCCGCCAGCCGGCTGGCCCCGTTTCTGGCCCTGGCCCGGCGGCTGGCCGCCGATTTCCCGGCTTATCTGGCCCGGATGCGGATGCTGCCCCAGTCCCAGTGGGGGCGGCTTGTGGCGGCGCGCCTGGCCGGCGAGGACGGCGTACCCGACGCCTGGTGCCGCATGGGTTCTGGGCTGGCCCATATCCTGGTGGACGAATTCCAAGACACGGCGAGAAGCCAATGGGAGGTACTGCGGCTTTTGGCCCTGGAAAGCCTGTCGCGCGGCGGCAGCCTCTACCTTGTCGGCGACGTCAAGCAGGCCATCTACGGCTGGCGCGGCGGCGACGCCGCCCTTTTTGACGAAGCCCCGGCCGATCCCGAGCTGACCCAGGTGGCCGAACCGATCTTCGACGCCCTTCCCCACAACTGGCGCAGCGCCCCAGCCATCGTCGGGGCCAACAACCGGTTTTTCGGGCAGTTAAGCGACCCGGCCGCAGCCCAACAAACCGCCGAGGCGCTTTTGGGCGAAGGGCTGGCCGCAGCCGCGCCGGAGCTGGCCGAGGCCATCGGCCGGGCCTTTGCCGGCGCGGCCCAGGAAGTGCGGCCGGACTACCACGGCCCCCAGGGCCACGTGCGCATCACGGCCCTTAACGCCGAAGACCCGGACACCTACCACGATGCGGCCCGGGGGGCGCTGCTGACCCTGCTCAAGGCCGAACTCATCCCGCGCCACGGCCCGGGCGGGGTGGCCGTGCTCACCCGCACCAACCCGCAGGCTGCACGTTGCGCCGCCTGGCTGGTGGCGGCCGGCATTGAGGTGGTGACCGAGAACAGCCTGCGGCTGGCCGACCATCCGCTCATTGGCCAGCTGGCCGCCATGCTGGCGTTTCTCGACTATCCGCCGGACAGCCTGGCCTTTTGGGCCTTTATCTCGGGCCAGGAGCTTTTTGGCGACCTGTCGGGCATCGACCGTCGGGAACTGGCCGGCTGGCTGGCCGGGCTGCCCCGCCGGGCCTCGCTGTCCCTGGCCTTCAAGGCCCGCTGGCCGGACGTCTGGCAGCGGCTCATCCGGCCCTACCTGCGCCAGTCCGGCGTGGCCTCGCCCTACGACATCCTGCGCTCGGTGGTGTCGGGCTACCGGCTCATTGAACGCCGGCCGGCCGACGAGGCCTTCATCCGCCGGTTCCTCGAAATCGCCCATCTGGCCGAAAACGACGGCCGGGCGTCGATCTCCGCCTTCCTGGAATTCTGGAACGACAAGGGCGAGGGCGAGACCGTGCCCCAGCCGGAAAACGCCGGGGCCGTGCGGGTCATGACCATCCACAAGGCCAAGGGGCTGCAATTCCCGGCCGTGGTCGTGCCCTACCACCACTTCCACACCGACAACAAAAACCCGGCCCTGGTCACGGCCGATTTCCCCGAAGGCCGGCTGCTGGTGCCGGACCAGCCCGGCCTTGGCCTGGACTACGCCAGACGCCGGGCCAGGGAACTGGCCGAGCAGCTCCATCTGCTCTACGTGGCCTGGACTCGTCCCGAGATCGAGCTGCACGCCTTTGTCCCGGGCCATGGGCCGCTGCGCGACAAGGCCAGCTACCCCCTGCCCCGGGCCATGGCCGGGCTGTTTGCCGGCCTGGGTAGTGACCCGGCCGACGGCGACCCCATCCGCATCGGCGCGCCGCCGCAGACCCCGGCCGCCGCCCCGGCCGCCTGCCCGGCTCCGCCGCCCGAGCCGGCATTGGTGGAACCCGGGCCGCCCATGGACTGGCTGCCCCGGGTCAAGGTGTTTCGCAACGTGGCCCGCGACATCCGTCAGTCCATGCGTTTTTCCGAAAAACAGCGCGGCGAGCTGGCCCACGCCGCCGCTGAAGCCTTTGTGCGGGCCGGTTTCGATCCGGCCGCTCCCGCCCCGGCCGCTGCCCGGGCCGTGGCCACGGCCCTGGGACCGGCCCGGCTGGACCCGGGCCTTCGGGCCGCCCTGGCCCCGGAACTGGCCGCCATGCTGGTCTGGCTGGCCGGCCTAGACGCCCTGCGCCCGGCCTTTGTCGCGGGGCTGCCCGAGCGCGAGCTTTTGGACGCCGACGGTTCGCGCCACCGGCCGGACCTCTTTGCCGCCTCGCCAGAGGCCATCCTGGTGGCCGATTTCAAGACCGGCCGGCCGGCCGCTGACCACGAGGCCCAGGTGCGCCGCTACGTCGGCCTTATCCGCCACCTGCCGGGCCTGGCCGAGGCCCCGACCGCCGGCTACCTGCTCTACCTCGACCGCCGGGAATGCCGCCCCGTGGAGATCCGCTCGTGA
- a CDS encoding pseudouridine synthase, whose amino-acid sequence MTNDTTTTWMIPPQADGWRLDKALELLLPGVGLRGRRRLVESGLATVNGRLLPAGYRVRAGQTVAIVPQHRERRFGPADVPVVLMAGDYGLLNKPSGLHSAALAQGGGESVEALLPDIFSGRPTFLLSRLDSLTTGLLPAAFLAEAAAAYRDMEEAGEVDKTYLAVGHGEPAATYFRCDGELDAADRKKTRVLDRATIDSLRMTEVEALETRGGVTLFRCTIKKGARHQIRTHLAWAGHPLVGDPLYGFGEGERLYLHCAGIDCPAFAAVCDAPWSLGEAVEIVSL is encoded by the coding sequence ATGACAAACGACACGACAACGACGTGGATGATTCCGCCCCAGGCCGACGGCTGGCGGCTGGACAAGGCGCTGGAGCTGTTGCTGCCCGGGGTGGGGCTTCGGGGCCGGCGACGGCTGGTCGAATCCGGCCTGGCGACGGTCAATGGCCGACTGCTGCCCGCCGGCTACCGGGTCCGGGCCGGCCAGACCGTGGCTATTGTCCCGCAACACCGGGAGCGCCGGTTTGGTCCGGCCGATGTGCCGGTGGTGCTGATGGCCGGGGACTACGGGCTTTTGAACAAACCCTCCGGCCTGCACAGCGCCGCCCTGGCCCAGGGCGGGGGCGAGAGCGTGGAGGCCCTTTTGCCGGACATTTTTTCGGGCCGGCCCACGTTTTTGCTTTCGCGTCTGGACAGCCTGACCACGGGACTGTTGCCGGCGGCGTTTTTAGCCGAGGCGGCAGCGGCCTACCGGGACATGGAGGAGGCCGGCGAAGTGGACAAGACCTACCTGGCCGTGGGCCACGGGGAACCCGCCGCGACGTATTTCCGGTGCGACGGCGAGCTGGACGCGGCGGACCGCAAAAAAACAAGGGTGCTGGACAGGGCGACCATCGATTCCCTGCGCATGACCGAGGTCGAGGCGTTGGAGACGCGAGGGGGGGTGACGCTTTTTCGCTGCACCATCAAGAAAGGCGCGCGCCACCAGATACGCACCCATCTGGCCTGGGCCGGCCATCCGCTGGTGGGCGATCCGCTGTACGGCTTTGGCGAGGGGGAGCGGCTGTATCTGCACTGCGCCGGCATCGACTGTCCGGCCTTTGCGGCGGTTTGCGACGCGCCGTGGAGTCTTGGAGAGGCGGTGGAGATTGTTTCTCTGTGA
- a CDS encoding flagellar biosynthesis anti-sigma factor FlgM: MNAATKHHRARGGAIGHQEDPAERARRIADLKRRVASGTYLIQRYEIIEGLLDALATETD, translated from the coding sequence ATGAACGCAGCAACAAAGCACCACCGCGCCCGCGGCGGGGCCATTGGCCATCAGGAAGATCCGGCCGAGCGCGCCCGCCGTATCGCCGACCTCAAGCGGCGTGTGGCCTCCGGAACGTATCTGATCCAGCGCTACGAGATCATCGAAGGGCTCCTCGACGCCCTGGCCACCGAAACCGACTGA
- a CDS encoding LexA family transcriptional regulator, whose translation MTQRDQETNALGGFEGFFERAAKAAGIASQAELAALLGVHRSAVTQAKRKEAVPKAWVLTVSRRTGADPDWLEYGRRRGGAARGEGRGSAADDGAAAAAVEIFAAVPKVRARLSAGGGSFETGGEVERVYPFRQDWLRAKGQPSRMVLMDVVGNSMEPEIRHGDMVLIDQGQTAVVAHGVYAVGLEDTVLVKRVEKRPGQLVLLSDNRDYAPIVLTGDELDALRVIGRVLWVGREL comes from the coding sequence ATGACGCAACGAGACCAGGAAACAAACGCCTTGGGCGGCTTCGAAGGGTTTTTCGAGCGGGCGGCCAAGGCGGCGGGGATCGCCTCCCAGGCTGAGCTGGCGGCGCTTTTGGGCGTCCACCGTTCGGCCGTGACCCAGGCCAAGCGCAAGGAGGCCGTGCCCAAGGCCTGGGTGCTCACCGTGTCGCGCCGCACCGGGGCCGACCCGGACTGGCTGGAGTATGGCCGGCGGCGGGGCGGCGCGGCGCGGGGAGAAGGCCGGGGGAGCGCGGCCGACGACGGGGCGGCTGCGGCTGCGGTGGAGATTTTCGCCGCCGTGCCCAAGGTGCGGGCCAGATTGTCGGCCGGCGGCGGGTCATTCGAGACCGGCGGCGAGGTGGAGCGCGTCTATCCGTTTCGCCAGGACTGGCTGCGGGCCAAAGGGCAGCCCTCGCGCATGGTGCTCATGGACGTGGTGGGCAACAGCATGGAACCCGAGATTCGCCACGGCGACATGGTGCTGATTGACCAGGGCCAGACGGCGGTGGTGGCGCACGGGGTCTATGCCGTGGGGCTGGAGGATACGGTGCTGGTCAAGCGGGTGGAAAAGCGCCCCGGGCAGTTGGTGCTTTTAAGCGACAACCGGGACTACGCGCCCATTGTGCTGACCGGGGACGAGCTCGACGCCTTGCGGGTCATCGGCCGGGTGTTGTGGGTGGGTCGAGAGCTGTAA
- a CDS encoding MFS transporter, whose amino-acid sequence MGKWTLGVLFAATVCGISSIYLPQPLLPLLAEAFGASQATASLAVTATMLPLGLAPLVYGFFLDAVPARPLIALSLGLLGATTAALPFCADFKVFLALRVVQGLAVPCLLTALMTYLSTSVPPAAVRRVMAAYIAVTVLGGFSGRFFSGLTAHLFGWRFPFYCLGATIAACCLACLALPPDGRSAFLPIRLRDAPHVLAKPGFLTTYLIVALLFFVFSGMLNLLPFRLGELDGGYSPLRAGAMYCGYLMGIVTCLTSHRVSGRLGGPAGAMAMGAAVVIGAAGLFAVPATWAVFVSVFVLCTGMFMAHSVAPGVLNSAEAEHKGLVNGLYISFYYSGGALGTYLPGLVLGRLGFGAAAAVLVAAAAAATALAVGLRRSGPLPGSLGGRGGGR is encoded by the coding sequence ATGGGGAAGTGGACGTTGGGCGTGCTATTTGCCGCAACCGTTTGCGGCATCTCCTCCATTTACCTGCCCCAGCCCTTGCTGCCCCTGCTGGCCGAGGCTTTCGGCGCGTCCCAGGCCACGGCCTCCCTGGCCGTCACCGCCACCATGCTGCCCCTGGGGCTCGCGCCGCTGGTGTACGGGTTTTTTCTCGACGCCGTGCCGGCCCGGCCGCTTATCGCCTTGTCCCTGGGACTTCTTGGCGCAACCACGGCAGCCTTGCCTTTTTGCGCCGATTTCAAGGTTTTCCTGGCCTTGCGGGTGGTGCAGGGCCTGGCGGTTCCCTGTCTGCTCACGGCGCTGATGACCTATCTCTCCACTTCCGTGCCGCCGGCCGCGGTGCGCCGGGTCATGGCCGCCTACATCGCCGTCACCGTGCTCGGCGGTTTTTCCGGGCGCTTTTTTTCCGGTCTGACCGCCCACCTGTTCGGCTGGCGGTTTCCCTTCTATTGCCTGGGGGCCACCATCGCGGCCTGCTGTCTGGCCTGTCTGGCCTTGCCCCCGGACGGCCGTTCGGCCTTTTTGCCCATTCGTCTGCGCGACGCGCCCCATGTGCTGGCCAAGCCGGGTTTTCTGACCACCTACCTGATCGTGGCCCTGCTGTTTTTCGTGTTTTCCGGGATGCTCAACCTGCTGCCCTTTCGCCTGGGCGAGCTGGACGGCGGCTACTCCCCGTTGCGGGCTGGGGCCATGTACTGCGGCTATCTCATGGGCATCGTCACCTGCTTGACCTCCCACCGGGTTTCCGGCCGTCTGGGCGGGCCGGCCGGGGCCATGGCCATGGGCGCGGCCGTGGTCATCGGCGCTGCCGGGCTTTTTGCCGTGCCGGCGACCTGGGCGGTTTTCGTGAGCGTTTTCGTCCTGTGCACGGGCATGTTCATGGCCCATTCCGTGGCTCCGGGCGTGCTCAACAGCGCCGAGGCCGAACACAAGGGGCTTGTCAACGGCCTCTATATTTCCTTTTACTATTCCGGTGGCGCGCTTGGAACCTATCTGCCCGGACTGGTCCTGGGACGGCTGGGATTCGGGGCGGCGGCTGCGGTCCTGGTCGCGGCGGCGGCGGCGGCCACGGCTCTGGCCGTGGGACTGCGGCGGTCCGGTCCGCTGCCTGGGAGCCTGGGCGGACGGGGAGGGGGACGATGA
- a CDS encoding flagellar basal body-associated FliL family protein codes for MRRKVLPLLAIVWLTGWGLVGQVLGQGEPVVRGGTVTYPNFDVNIDDGGGLGRLRLGFEVLFTDELGAKAAAALQVRESILLFLRGKSAADLLAPKGRDVLRAQLLAHINAAIGSPKAVKLFYLDYVVIKGTP; via the coding sequence ATGAGACGGAAGGTTTTGCCGCTTCTGGCGATTGTCTGGCTGACAGGCTGGGGCCTGGTCGGCCAAGTCCTGGGCCAGGGCGAACCCGTGGTCCGGGGCGGGACGGTGACTTACCCGAATTTTGACGTCAATATCGATGATGGCGGCGGGCTGGGCCGGCTGCGCCTGGGCTTTGAGGTGCTTTTCACCGATGAACTCGGAGCCAAGGCCGCCGCCGCGCTTCAGGTGCGCGAATCCATCCTGCTTTTTTTGCGGGGAAAATCCGCAGCTGATTTGCTGGCCCCCAAAGGCCGGGATGTGTTGCGGGCGCAGCTGCTGGCCCACATCAACGCGGCCATCGGCAGCCCCAAGGCCGTCAAATTGTTTTATCTCGACTACGTCGTCATCAAGGGGACGCCATGA
- a CDS encoding histidine phosphatase family protein: MTVIRCIRHGQSASNAGEVTEYPDTIPLTGLGHAQAALVASCFNKPPRRIVFSSFDRAVQTAMPLCERFPDVPVAVWPVQEFTYLAPFRYAGTRRADRHEAVERYWERLDPMYRDGEGAESFLGFWDRVESFLDRMAEASGHVAVFTHGQFLRGVMLRVLCGRLGVEEAMFRFRAFRQAVAIPNAAMVVIGLSRRSPVLGPVVTNHLPPELLST, from the coding sequence ATGACCGTCATCCGCTGCATCCGGCACGGCCAAAGCGCCTCCAACGCCGGCGAAGTGACCGAATATCCCGACACCATCCCCCTGACCGGCCTGGGCCACGCCCAGGCCGCCCTGGTCGCCTCCTGCTTCAACAAACCGCCCCGGCGCATCGTGTTTTCCTCCTTCGACCGGGCGGTGCAGACGGCCATGCCCCTTTGCGAGCGCTTTCCCGACGTGCCCGTGGCCGTGTGGCCGGTGCAGGAATTCACCTATCTCGCCCCCTTCCGCTACGCCGGCACCCGCCGGGCCGACCGCCACGAGGCCGTGGAGCGTTATTGGGAGCGCCTGGATCCCATGTACCGGGACGGCGAGGGCGCCGAATCGTTTCTCGGCTTCTGGGACCGGGTGGAATCCTTTCTTGACCGCATGGCCGAAGCCAGCGGCCATGTGGCGGTGTTCACCCACGGCCAGTTCCTGCGCGGGGTGATGCTGCGCGTCCTGTGCGGCCGGCTTGGCGTGGAGGAGGCCATGTTCCGCTTCCGGGCCTTCCGGCAGGCCGTGGCCATACCCAACGCGGCCATGGTGGTCATCGGCCTGTCCCGGCGGTCCCCGGTGCTGGGGCCGGTGGTCACCAACCATTTGCCGCCGGAGCTGCTTTCAACCTGA
- a CDS encoding lactate utilization protein produces MLAPVQAYFEKRLADTAKALSDNHFLVHVVADAEEAAQVVIGEVLPAAAPKVVSYGGSMTLAATGLPALLAARPELSIINTMDHAIPAEEMYERRRQALLADLFVTGSNAVTQDGKLVNLDMIGNRACAINFGPRHVVVLLGRNKIVPDVATGMARVKNYAAPVNAMRLSKNTPCVATSHCQDCGSPQRICNVWTITEKCFPRGRVTVVLINQDLGF; encoded by the coding sequence ATGTTGGCGCCTGTTCAGGCCTACTTCGAAAAACGCCTGGCCGACACGGCCAAGGCTCTTTCGGACAATCATTTTCTCGTCCATGTCGTGGCCGACGCCGAGGAAGCGGCCCAGGTCGTCATCGGCGAAGTGCTGCCGGCCGCGGCGCCCAAGGTCGTGTCCTACGGCGGTTCCATGACCCTGGCCGCCACCGGCCTGCCGGCGCTTTTGGCCGCCCGGCCGGAGCTGTCCATCATCAATACCATGGACCATGCCATCCCGGCCGAGGAAATGTACGAACGCCGCCGCCAGGCCCTTTTGGCCGACCTCTTCGTCACCGGCTCCAACGCCGTCACGCAGGACGGCAAGCTCGTCAATCTCGACATGATCGGCAACCGGGCCTGCGCCATAAATTTCGGCCCCCGACACGTGGTGGTGCTCCTGGGGCGCAACAAGATCGTGCCCGACGTGGCGACGGGCATGGCTCGCGTCAAAAATTACGCCGCCCCGGTCAACGCCATGCGCCTGTCCAAGAACACGCCCTGCGTGGCCACGTCTCATTGCCAGGATTGCGGCAGCCCGCAGCGCATTTGCAACGTGTGGACCATTACCGAGAAGTGCTTCCCCCGGGGACGCGTCACGGTGGTCCTGATCAATCAGGATCTGGGATTCTAA
- a CDS encoding HDOD domain-containing protein, with protein sequence MVTRAVTELSPGMVLAEDVLTPGGRFLMPRGTVLDVGHLKSLLAWNLAEVRVAGEASPCPDAPAAAAPDAAQGRPDVLEAAEAAVRERFACCILAASPCDVLFRLALDREVRRRLAEGVPAGEGGEDRSWRMIESEPGHLAMDALLRDEPQLVSPPEVYLRISAVLGDPASTVEDAAESIKHDPSLAAKLLRLVNSSYYARTMRAMRGRFPAKIDSLSRAVTVVGARQLATLALGVSVLPLFQDIPQNWVNMRLFWEHSVGCAAAAQALAEATGLVNPETAFVAGLLHDIGRIIAFKQAPAHMAAAMRRAEAEGCPLYLAEREVLGFDHAALGGHLLQKWQFPANLEKMVRYHHDLDEPFIIDEPAVVHLADVVATAMGWGGSGNRRLPAVDPAAWAALGLTGEALAALVPGMEDRLADTMRSFFPDHQGPL encoded by the coding sequence ATGGTCACACGCGCGGTTACCGAACTTTCTCCAGGCATGGTCCTGGCCGAGGACGTGCTCACCCCGGGCGGGCGGTTTCTCATGCCCCGGGGCACGGTCCTTGATGTCGGCCATCTCAAGTCCTTGCTGGCCTGGAATCTGGCCGAAGTCCGGGTGGCCGGGGAGGCCTCGCCGTGTCCGGACGCGCCGGCCGCCGCCGCGCCCGATGCGGCGCAGGGCCGGCCCGACGTGCTGGAGGCGGCCGAGGCCGCCGTGCGCGAGCGCTTTGCCTGCTGTATCCTGGCGGCCTCCCCCTGCGACGTGCTCTTTCGTCTGGCCCTGGACCGCGAGGTCCGGCGGCGGCTGGCCGAGGGCGTCCCGGCCGGGGAAGGCGGGGAGGACCGTTCCTGGCGCATGATCGAATCCGAGCCCGGACACCTCGCCATGGACGCCCTGCTGCGCGACGAGCCCCAGCTCGTCTCGCCTCCGGAAGTCTATCTGCGCATCAGCGCGGTGCTGGGCGATCCGGCCAGCACCGTGGAGGACGCGGCCGAAAGCATCAAGCACGACCCGTCCCTGGCCGCCAAGCTTTTGCGCCTGGTCAACAGCTCCTACTACGCCCGCACCATGCGGGCCATGCGCGGCCGGTTCCCGGCCAAGATCGACAGCCTGTCCCGGGCCGTCACCGTGGTCGGGGCGCGCCAGCTGGCCACGTTGGCCCTGGGCGTGTCCGTGCTGCCGCTTTTTCAGGACATCCCCCAAAATTGGGTCAACATGCGGCTTTTCTGGGAGCACAGCGTGGGCTGCGCCGCCGCCGCCCAGGCCCTGGCCGAGGCCACGGGACTGGTCAATCCCGAGACCGCCTTCGTGGCCGGGCTGCTCCACGACATCGGCCGCATCATCGCCTTCAAGCAGGCTCCGGCCCACATGGCCGCCGCCATGCGTCGGGCCGAGGCCGAGGGCTGCCCGCTCTATCTGGCCGAACGCGAAGTGCTGGGCTTCGACCACGCCGCCCTGGGCGGCCATCTCCTGCAGAAATGGCAGTTTCCGGCCAACCTTGAGAAAATGGTGCGTTACCACCATGACCTCGACGAGCCGTTTATCATCGACGAGCCGGCTGTCGTCCATCTGGCCGATGTGGTGGCCACGGCCATGGGCTGGGGCGGCAGCGGCAACCGGCGTCTTCCGGCCGTGGACCCGGCCGCCTGGGCCGCCCTGGGCCTGACCGGCGAGGCCCTGGCGGCGCTTGTGCCGGGCATGGAAGATCGCCTGGCCGATACCATGCGGAGTTTTTTCCCGGACCACCAGGGGCCGCTGTGA
- a CDS encoding sigma-54-dependent transcriptional regulator, with amino-acid sequence MSARILVIDDDEAFREMLCEALAAKDFDPVGVGTAEEGVARAKAETFDLVLTDVMLPGMDGIEGLSKLKEAAPDSEVIVMSGYSAREKALDAVRLGAYDFFAKPFSLAEMEVVIRRALERRTLLLELRQLKSAVAAGRGPTIVGQSPSMRAVVDMVRRVAPLDSTVLVTGESGCGKEVVADAIQALSKRADAPFVKVNCAAIPENLLESELFGHEKGAFTGAVGLKKGKFELADHGTIMLDEIGDMPLFLQPKLLRAVEQKQIERVGGGKPIDIDIRIIAATNQELQSLVEQKLFRADLYYRLSVAAIPLPPLRERKEDLPLLVGHFLERIGPRVGINLRGVSREGMQLLFDYDWPGNVRQLANLLERAAIMSSGEVLTALEIGRALDGASRRPAPEASPEGPCPMAGNLRDTLQDMERNMILTALRKAGGVQKDAARTLGVSPKNLWNKLQNTASTRPNTPVDDDTATGKGGEREECLRRPGA; translated from the coding sequence ATGTCCGCCCGAATCCTGGTTATCGACGACGACGAAGCCTTCAGGGAAATGCTGTGCGAGGCCCTGGCCGCCAAGGATTTCGATCCCGTGGGCGTGGGCACGGCCGAGGAGGGCGTGGCCCGGGCCAAGGCCGAAACCTTTGATCTGGTCCTCACCGACGTCATGCTGCCCGGCATGGACGGCATCGAGGGGCTCTCCAAGCTCAAGGAGGCCGCCCCGGACAGCGAAGTCATCGTCATGTCCGGCTATTCGGCCCGGGAAAAGGCCTTGGACGCCGTGCGCCTGGGGGCCTACGACTTTTTCGCCAAACCCTTTTCCCTGGCCGAAATGGAAGTGGTCATTCGCCGGGCCCTGGAACGGCGAACCCTGCTCTTGGAGCTGCGACAGCTGAAGTCCGCCGTGGCCGCCGGGCGCGGGCCGACCATCGTTGGCCAGTCGCCGTCCATGCGCGCCGTGGTGGACATGGTGCGCCGGGTGGCCCCGCTGGATTCCACGGTGCTCGTCACCGGCGAATCGGGCTGCGGCAAGGAAGTCGTGGCCGACGCCATCCAGGCCTTAAGCAAACGGGCCGACGCCCCCTTTGTGAAGGTCAACTGCGCCGCCATCCCGGAAAACCTCCTCGAATCCGAACTCTTCGGCCACGAGAAGGGGGCCTTCACCGGGGCGGTGGGCTTGAAAAAGGGCAAATTCGAGCTGGCCGACCACGGCACCATCATGCTTGACGAGATCGGCGACATGCCGCTTTTTCTCCAGCCCAAGCTTCTGCGCGCCGTGGAGCAGAAACAGATCGAACGGGTGGGCGGCGGCAAGCCCATCGACATCGACATCCGCATCATCGCCGCCACCAACCAGGAGCTGCAAAGCCTGGTCGAGCAAAAGCTCTTTCGGGCCGACCTGTACTACCGCCTAAGCGTCGCCGCCATTCCCCTGCCGCCCCTGCGGGAGCGCAAGGAAGACCTGCCGCTGCTGGTGGGGCATTTCCTGGAGCGCATCGGCCCCCGGGTCGGCATCAATTTGCGCGGCGTTTCCCGGGAAGGGATGCAGCTGCTTTTCGACTACGACTGGCCGGGCAACGTGCGCCAGTTGGCCAATCTGTTGGAACGGGCGGCCATCATGAGCTCCGGCGAGGTGCTCACCGCCCTGGAGATCGGCCGGGCCCTGGACGGGGCCTCGCGCCGCCCCGCCCCCGAGGCCTCGCCCGAAGGCCCGTGCCCCATGGCCGGCAATCTGCGCGACACCCTCCAGGACATGGAGCGCAACATGATCCTCACCGCCCTGCGCAAGGCCGGCGGCGTGCAGAAAGACGCCGCCCGCACCCTTGGCGTGAGCCCCAAAAACCTCTGGAACAAGCTGCAAAACACCGCATCGACCCGTCCGAATACGCCGGTTGACGACGACACGGCGACAGGGAAGGGCGGCGAGAGGGAAGAATGCCTCCGGCGGCCGGGGGCCTGA